One genomic window of Candidatus Pseudobacter hemicellulosilyticus includes the following:
- a CDS encoding M14 family metallopeptidase has protein sequence MRLFITAKALFIIAFLFSVPALAQQPYYFSEGGPFDPKIPTPEKFLGYDIGSFYTRHDQLVAYLKELARVSDRVHLEVIGKTYENREQVILTITAPENYARIESIRTEHITLADPGKAIPSGQAPVVVLLGYSVHGNETSSGEAAILTAYYLAASQHEETSRWLSQAVVLIDPSLNPDGRDRAANWHNAYRSVPFTADPLDKEHVEGWPNGRSNHYLANLNRDWLSGTQIESRNRLQFFHRWYPNVHIDFHEMGANSTYYFEPSPKRTQSPIVPQASYDFNTTLAKYHAEALDKIGSLYFTKEQFDNLSPIYGSTYPDFFGAVGVTFEQASSRGLLTETETGLLSFSFTIRNQLLTGLATVRGAVAEKAGLFRLQKEFFQSALTQGRAYPVKQWIFGDARDQSLTHQFLELLLQHKVEVYEVQNRVVANGKNFEKGRSYIVPADQSNFRIVHSIFEETAPLVDSQYYDNTSWSLIHAYGLQYAKQTIAGNKGARITAVPTLTGGVQGNPGTVGYVVSWSEYNASKALQLLLDKDIIVKSAHRPFTIQTAAGQQPFSYGSLLVPTTAQKITADSLYRLVKQTGEQAGVEFVAVNTGFNAAGIDLGSNNLKGVRKPSIAVLFGTGINYEEAGQVWFLLNQQVGIAPTKLDIGSVARAGLSRYTVLIFPSGSYAALDKATTTRLKNWVAEGGTLILFKNAIDWAIQQEILKEKLLVDSSEAKSTERIDYAGQESTEAARRINGGVFSADIDISHPIAFGLNNRAIFFTKNSQTILQASRNKYATVAQYDSNSYVGGYVSKKNIGRINNTAAILVSQEGAGKIISFADDPTYRSYWHGTDRLLLNAIYFGNQIQLRSGFVGGEEEESH, from the coding sequence ATGAGACTGTTCATTACTGCAAAAGCGCTCTTTATTATCGCTTTTCTATTCTCCGTACCAGCCCTGGCCCAACAGCCCTATTATTTTTCCGAGGGTGGTCCTTTCGATCCCAAAATCCCAACGCCTGAAAAGTTCCTGGGTTATGATATCGGCAGCTTCTATACCAGGCACGACCAGCTGGTGGCTTACCTGAAGGAACTGGCCAGGGTATCTGACAGGGTACACCTGGAAGTGATCGGCAAAACTTATGAAAACAGGGAGCAGGTGATCCTGACCATTACGGCACCGGAGAATTATGCCAGGATCGAGTCTATCCGTACAGAGCATATTACCCTGGCTGATCCGGGCAAAGCGATCCCTTCAGGCCAGGCGCCGGTGGTGGTATTACTGGGCTATAGTGTGCATGGCAACGAGACCTCCAGTGGCGAAGCCGCTATACTGACAGCGTATTACCTGGCGGCCAGTCAGCATGAGGAAACCAGCAGATGGTTGTCTCAGGCAGTGGTGCTGATAGACCCCTCCTTAAACCCGGATGGCAGGGATCGAGCAGCCAACTGGCACAATGCCTACCGCTCTGTCCCTTTTACTGCCGATCCGCTGGACAAGGAACATGTGGAAGGCTGGCCCAATGGCCGCTCCAACCATTACCTGGCCAATCTTAACCGCGACTGGCTCAGCGGAACACAAATAGAAAGCAGGAACAGGTTGCAATTCTTCCATCGCTGGTATCCCAACGTGCATATCGATTTTCATGAGATGGGCGCCAACAGCACTTATTATTTTGAGCCTTCGCCCAAAAGGACACAAAGTCCTATTGTTCCCCAGGCTTCTTACGATTTCAATACAACGCTGGCAAAATATCATGCTGAAGCGCTGGACAAGATCGGCTCTCTGTATTTTACCAAAGAGCAGTTTGATAACCTGTCGCCCATTTACGGGTCCACCTATCCTGATTTCTTCGGGGCGGTAGGGGTAACTTTTGAGCAGGCCAGCAGCCGGGGTCTGCTGACAGAAACGGAAACGGGGCTGTTGAGCTTTTCCTTTACTATCCGGAACCAGCTGCTGACGGGGCTTGCCACTGTTCGTGGCGCTGTTGCCGAAAAGGCAGGGCTGTTCAGGCTGCAGAAAGAATTTTTCCAGTCGGCCCTCACCCAGGGAAGAGCCTATCCTGTTAAACAGTGGATCTTTGGCGATGCGCGGGACCAGTCGCTCACCCATCAATTCCTTGAACTGCTGTTGCAACATAAGGTGGAAGTATATGAAGTGCAGAACCGGGTAGTGGCTAATGGCAAGAATTTTGAAAAGGGAAGATCCTATATCGTTCCTGCCGACCAGTCCAATTTCCGCATCGTGCATTCCATCTTCGAAGAAACGGCTCCATTAGTGGACAGCCAGTATTATGACAATACTTCCTGGTCGCTCATTCATGCCTATGGTCTGCAATATGCCAAACAAACGATTGCCGGTAACAAAGGCGCGCGTATTACGGCTGTGCCCACTTTGACAGGTGGCGTACAGGGCAATCCAGGCACAGTAGGGTATGTAGTAAGCTGGTCGGAATACAATGCCTCAAAAGCATTACAACTATTGCTGGACAAAGACATCATCGTGAAGTCCGCCCATCGGCCATTCACTATCCAAACCGCTGCCGGGCAGCAACCCTTTAGTTACGGTTCCCTGCTGGTGCCCACCACTGCACAGAAAATAACGGCCGACAGTTTATACCGGCTGGTGAAGCAGACGGGTGAGCAGGCAGGCGTTGAATTTGTTGCTGTCAATACCGGCTTCAATGCGGCTGGCATCGACCTGGGTAGCAATAACCTGAAAGGCGTACGCAAGCCATCCATAGCCGTACTATTCGGGACAGGTATCAATTATGAAGAAGCGGGCCAGGTATGGTTCCTGCTCAATCAGCAGGTAGGCATAGCGCCTACGAAACTGGATATAGGCAGTGTAGCCAGGGCGGGTTTGTCGAGGTATACGGTACTCATCTTTCCCAGTGGCAGTTATGCCGCGTTGGACAAAGCCACCACAACGAGGTTAAAGAACTGGGTAGCCGAAGGCGGTACCCTTATCCTTTTCAAGAACGCGATCGACTGGGCAATACAGCAGGAAATACTCAAGGAAAAACTGCTGGTTGATAGCAGTGAAGCAAAATCCACGGAAAGGATCGATTACGCCGGACAGGAGTCTACCGAAGCTGCCCGCCGGATCAACGGAGGTGTTTTTTCTGCCGATATTGACATTAGTCATCCCATTGCCTTTGGGCTGAATAACCGCGCTATATTCTTTACTAAGAACAGCCAGACCATCTTACAGGCATCCCGCAACAAATACGCTACGGTAGCCCAATACGATAGCAACTCCTACGTAGGCGGCTATGTTTCCAAAAAGAATATCGGTCGGATCAACAATACAGCGGCCATCCTGGTAAGCCAGGAAGGCGCCGGCAAGATCATTTCCTTTGCAGACGACCCTACCTACCGGAGTTACTGGCATGGCACAGACCGGCTGCTGCTGAATGCGATCTACTTCGGGAATCAGATCCAATTGCGGAGCGGGTTTGTCGGTGGAGAAGAAGAGGAATCGCATTGA
- a CDS encoding 2TM domain-containing protein, producing the protein MTHSTKWGATAPINAAKGFKIHLIVFLLATPAIWLVWYLTDRTYPWPLWSTPAWAVGLLFHYLGVFVFRKPNN; encoded by the coding sequence ATGACACATTCAACCAAATGGGGTGCAACTGCACCCATTAATGCTGCAAAGGGCTTCAAAATTCATTTGATTGTTTTCCTGCTGGCCACACCCGCTATCTGGCTGGTATGGTACTTAACGGACAGGACCTATCCCTGGCCTTTATGGTCAACTCCTGCCTGGGCTGTGGGCTTACTGTTTCACTACCTCGGTGTATTTGTATTCAGAAAACCCAATAATTGA
- a CDS encoding TonB-dependent receptor: MRIILQSVAFMAMLGLVAPLYAQTPDRVITGIVTNADQQAPLEGATITAGNQQTISQKDGSFKLTLRNTTSFIVVSFTGYEPQRIRLSAASILNISLQPSSRQLDDVIVTGYSTQNRRFIAGSIASISVNDIKHIPAASFNQLLQGKAAGVQVTANSGVPGGGITFRVRGNNSINAAADPLYIVDGVIISNTDLIKTSLGNQQQSNPLADINPADIQTIQVLKDANATAIYGSLGANGVVIVTTKRGKQNTAGKVSLHIAQGWSDAPKKFKLVSGPENGLLVNESRINTAIDQGIDPATIILPYDPDTLQTYDRISGLFRTARTQNYEVGIQGGGERSNYYASFGYLKQEGIIRPSNFERFSARLNYDNQVNQRLKVGTSINISRTYRNVSVNDNSPTGVINSAIFPRSFLPIYNANGTYARYGSFDNHIALIENLDNNAVGWRSIGNVYAELSILKELKFRTSYSLDYNSMYENNYSNTLISAGIASNGSASSNETKNTLFTADQVLTYIKTFSGRHSVNALVGNSINTILNQNTNATGTGFPSNSIKAISAAANRSGSSSESLAKLVSFFGKASYTLDNKYTIDGSIRADASSRFGVNNRWGYFPSGGFTWRLSQEDLVERLGIFDDLKLRASIGLSGTQNGIDAYAAPGLWATGYNYLEQPGTAPFQLANPDLTWETTRQLDIGTEFTILDRRLTITVDYYNKYTYDLLLNVPVPYRSGFTNYLQNFGAVRNKGWELSINTVNINTADFSWTTDFNISWNRNRIEKLASDITLGASGRNTSILREGHPINSFYLYKQLYVDPQTGNAVYEDVNKDGFITSADRQIVGNANPNYSGGLNNTLAWKNFELNFFLFFTQGNKIMNMQNFFLVHGGTQSNIGFLPIQLERWQKPGDITDIPRLTTYSRNPTQNGGPANNYGGTVASLSSRYLEDASFLRLRNVSFSYQFPSGVTNRLRLNALRAYVQVTNLFTISNYSGLDPEVSSQSANQNTAGYDWATVPQPRTIQVGLNVSF; this comes from the coding sequence ATGAGAATTATCTTACAAAGCGTAGCATTCATGGCTATGCTCGGTTTGGTGGCGCCGCTGTATGCGCAGACACCAGACCGGGTCATTACCGGAATTGTTACCAATGCAGACCAGCAGGCGCCCCTGGAAGGCGCTACCATCACCGCTGGCAACCAACAAACCATTTCCCAAAAAGATGGCAGCTTCAAACTCACACTCAGGAACACCACTTCCTTTATAGTTGTGAGCTTCACCGGCTATGAACCTCAGCGGATCAGGCTTTCAGCAGCGTCTATCCTGAACATCTCCCTGCAACCCTCCAGCCGGCAACTGGACGATGTGATTGTTACCGGGTACAGTACGCAGAACCGCCGCTTTATTGCCGGTTCCATTGCCAGTATTTCCGTGAACGATATCAAACATATTCCTGCTGCCAGTTTTAACCAGCTACTACAGGGAAAGGCTGCAGGCGTACAGGTAACAGCCAATTCCGGGGTACCCGGTGGCGGCATTACTTTCCGGGTAAGAGGCAACAACTCCATCAATGCGGCTGCCGATCCGCTGTACATAGTAGATGGCGTTATTATCAGTAATACTGATCTGATAAAGACAAGCCTCGGTAACCAGCAGCAATCCAACCCACTGGCAGATATCAACCCCGCTGACATTCAAACTATCCAGGTTTTGAAAGATGCCAATGCCACAGCCATATATGGTTCCCTGGGCGCCAATGGCGTAGTGATTGTAACAACTAAAAGAGGTAAGCAAAATACTGCCGGAAAGGTCAGCCTGCATATTGCACAGGGATGGTCCGATGCGCCGAAGAAGTTCAAACTGGTATCCGGCCCGGAGAATGGCCTGCTGGTAAATGAATCCCGCATCAATACAGCCATCGACCAGGGCATTGATCCCGCCACCATTATACTGCCCTATGACCCTGACACCCTGCAAACCTACGACCGGATCAGCGGGCTCTTCCGAACAGCCAGAACGCAAAACTATGAAGTAGGTATTCAGGGCGGCGGTGAAAGAAGTAATTACTATGCCAGCTTTGGCTACCTGAAGCAGGAAGGTATTATAAGACCTTCTAACTTTGAAAGGTTTTCTGCCCGGCTGAATTACGATAACCAGGTAAACCAACGGCTGAAAGTGGGCACCAGCATCAATATCAGCAGGACCTACCGGAATGTAAGTGTGAACGATAACAGTCCCACAGGCGTTATCAATTCTGCCATTTTCCCCCGCTCCTTCCTGCCCATCTACAATGCCAATGGGACCTATGCCCGATACGGCAGCTTCGATAATCATATAGCGTTGATCGAGAACCTGGACAATAACGCCGTTGGCTGGCGCAGTATCGGGAACGTGTATGCCGAGTTATCCATCCTGAAGGAACTGAAGTTCAGAACCAGCTACAGCCTGGATTACAACAGCATGTACGAGAACAATTATTCCAATACGCTGATCAGCGCCGGCATTGCGTCCAACGGATCCGCATCTTCGAATGAAACAAAAAATACTTTGTTCACGGCCGACCAGGTCCTGACCTATATCAAGACCTTCAGCGGTCGTCATTCCGTCAATGCCCTGGTAGGTAATTCCATTAATACCATCCTGAACCAGAATACGAATGCCACCGGGACAGGCTTCCCGTCCAATAGCATCAAAGCCATCTCTGCCGCAGCAAACCGCTCCGGCTCTTCTTCCGAATCCCTGGCCAAGCTGGTCTCCTTTTTTGGCAAGGCCAGTTATACGCTCGATAATAAGTATACCATTGATGGCAGCATCAGGGCCGACGCCTCCTCCCGCTTTGGGGTCAATAACCGCTGGGGCTATTTCCCCTCTGGTGGTTTTACCTGGCGGCTTTCGCAGGAAGATCTTGTTGAGCGGCTGGGCATCTTTGACGACCTGAAACTGCGCGCCAGCATTGGCCTGTCGGGAACACAGAACGGCATTGACGCTTATGCGGCGCCCGGCCTCTGGGCTACCGGCTACAACTATCTTGAACAGCCCGGCACAGCTCCTTTCCAGCTGGCCAACCCCGACCTGACCTGGGAAACCACCAGGCAGCTGGACATTGGGACGGAGTTCACCATACTGGATCGCCGTTTGACAATAACAGTGGATTATTATAATAAGTATACTTACGACCTGCTATTGAATGTGCCCGTCCCCTACAGATCCGGCTTTACCAACTATCTCCAGAACTTTGGCGCCGTCAGGAATAAAGGCTGGGAGCTGAGCATTAATACCGTCAATATCAATACAGCCGATTTTTCCTGGACCACCGACTTCAATATTTCCTGGAACAGGAACCGCATAGAAAAGCTGGCATCTGATATTACCCTCGGCGCCTCAGGCCGGAACACCTCCATACTCCGCGAAGGTCATCCCATCAACTCTTTCTACCTGTATAAACAGCTCTATGTTGATCCGCAGACCGGCAATGCCGTGTATGAAGATGTCAACAAAGACGGGTTCATCACTTCGGCCGACCGGCAGATCGTAGGCAATGCCAACCCCAATTACTCCGGTGGTTTGAACAATACCCTGGCCTGGAAAAACTTTGAACTCAACTTTTTCCTCTTCTTCACGCAAGGCAACAAAATAATGAACATGCAGAATTTCTTCCTGGTGCATGGCGGCACACAATCCAATATCGGTTTTCTCCCCATCCAGCTGGAACGCTGGCAAAAGCCTGGTGATATCACAGATATACCGCGACTGACCACCTACAGCCGCAATCCTACGCAGAACGGCGGTCCTGCCAATAATTATGGCGGCACTGTGGCCAGCTTAAGCAGCCGGTACCTGGAGGATGCGTCTTTCCTGCGGCTGCGCAATGTGTCATTCAGCTACCAGTTCCCTTCAGGCGTCACCAATCGCCTCCGGCTGAATGCCCTGCGGGCCTATGTGCAGGTGACCAACCTGTTCACCATCTCCAATTATTCCGGCCTGGATCCGGAGGTCAGCTCCCAGAGCGCCAACCAGAACACGGCCGGGTACGACTGGGCAACCGTTCCCCAGCCCCGTACCATACAGGTAGGTTTGAATGTATCATTCTAA
- a CDS encoding cupin domain-containing protein, protein MTTPSFRRIVTGHDAEGKAIIIADAPPTHTQLVGGPGGPTFFELWHTQETPVLIQSRSLEPDEAGLVLPPPKKGTRMRVIEFPPEGEEIRQLTGADAAAKFRSMGDEKASTSAEGAPHPLMHRTQTLDYGIVLEGEITLVLDRGETTIQAGDIVIQCGTNHAWANRSASICRMAFILIDGQFANELL, encoded by the coding sequence ATGACAACACCATCATTCAGACGCATCGTGACAGGTCATGATGCTGAGGGTAAAGCCATCATCATAGCTGATGCCCCACCTACACATACGCAACTGGTGGGAGGCCCCGGCGGTCCTACCTTTTTTGAGTTATGGCATACACAGGAAACGCCTGTATTGATACAGTCGCGGTCACTGGAGCCGGATGAGGCCGGGCTTGTATTGCCGCCACCGAAAAAAGGGACCAGGATGCGGGTCATTGAATTTCCTCCTGAAGGCGAAGAGATCCGACAACTGACAGGCGCCGATGCTGCTGCCAAGTTCCGGTCGATGGGCGACGAAAAAGCGTCCACTTCTGCAGAAGGAGCACCGCATCCCTTAATGCACCGCACGCAAACCCTGGACTATGGGATTGTACTGGAAGGAGAGATCACATTGGTCCTTGATCGCGGGGAAACCACTATCCAGGCCGGCGACATCGTGATCCAATGCGGTACAAACCATGCCTGGGCCAACAGAAGCGCCAGCATTTGCCGGATGGCCTTCATCCTGATAGACGGGCAATTTGCCAATGAACTTTTGTAA
- a CDS encoding RagB/SusD family nutrient uptake outer membrane protein — protein MKGKYFSIPVSLLFTLSACEKFLTESPNNQIPSETAIIDANSARAAVVGAYDGVQSYNAGLYPTLGTITADLVVFNGTLSQYLQLDQNAIPADNVTTVGAYQAIYKTINSANAVIAAVPGLTDPLLTATEKDKLLGEAYFIRALAYFDLARGWGGVQLQLTPTTTISSIKGVKRSTLDKTYDQVLTDLTEAERLLPEDATTRNRAQKSAARALRARLHLYRKEWDKAELYATQVIGNSKYELVKPYRSFFTTPFQSRESVLELAYSNNDRNTFWNLWYPSSSGGQYTLKPSPSFIAKVNDPAIGGSRNTLIAGTVTNEYGVLYNTVGVSTDPSYLIRIAELYLIRAEARAQQDKLEDALADLDEVRSRADVASSTAQTKEEILLAIEEENGIEFAFESHRWFDLVRTGRAGAVLGITNQDYWLFPLPLSDVLSDPDLEGKNNPGY, from the coding sequence ATGAAAGGAAAATATTTCAGCATACCGGTCTCACTGTTATTTACATTGAGCGCCTGCGAAAAATTCTTAACCGAATCACCCAATAACCAGATCCCTTCTGAAACGGCCATCATAGATGCAAACTCCGCACGGGCGGCCGTTGTGGGCGCCTATGATGGCGTACAGAGTTACAATGCCGGCTTATATCCCACACTGGGCACCATCACGGCCGATCTCGTTGTCTTCAACGGCACCCTCAGCCAGTACCTGCAACTGGACCAGAATGCCATCCCCGCAGACAATGTCACTACTGTTGGCGCCTACCAGGCTATTTACAAGACCATCAATTCCGCCAATGCAGTGATTGCAGCAGTACCCGGCTTAACGGATCCCTTACTGACTGCTACGGAAAAGGATAAGCTATTGGGCGAAGCCTATTTTATCCGCGCCCTCGCCTACTTTGACCTGGCCAGGGGCTGGGGCGGCGTTCAGCTGCAATTGACGCCCACTACCACCATCTCCAGCATCAAAGGGGTAAAGCGCAGTACGCTGGACAAGACCTACGACCAGGTATTGACCGATCTGACAGAGGCTGAGCGCTTATTGCCGGAAGATGCCACTACACGCAACCGGGCGCAGAAAAGTGCTGCCAGGGCATTAAGAGCCAGGCTGCACTTGTACAGGAAGGAATGGGACAAAGCAGAGCTGTATGCCACCCAGGTGATCGGCAATTCAAAGTATGAACTGGTAAAACCTTATAGATCCTTTTTCACCACACCCTTCCAAAGCAGGGAGTCTGTACTGGAACTGGCTTATTCCAATAATGACCGCAATACTTTCTGGAACCTCTGGTATCCCAGTTCATCTGGCGGTCAGTATACGCTGAAGCCTTCCCCCAGCTTCATCGCCAAAGTCAACGATCCTGCCATTGGCGGCAGCAGGAATACGCTTATCGCCGGCACAGTCACTAACGAATATGGCGTATTATACAACACGGTAGGCGTCAGCACAGACCCTTCTTACCTCATCAGGATTGCCGAGCTATACCTGATCAGGGCGGAAGCAAGAGCACAGCAGGATAAGCTGGAAGATGCGCTGGCCGACCTGGATGAGGTCAGGAGCAGGGCTGATGTAGCGTCCTCCACTGCCCAAACCAAAGAAGAGATATTACTGGCAATAGAGGAAGAGAACGGGATTGAATTTGCGTTTGAGTCGCACCGCTGGTTCGACCTGGTCCGTACCGGCAGGGCCGGCGCTGTCTTAGGCATTACCAACCAGGACTACTGGCTATTCCCGTTGCCCCTGTCCGATGTCCTCTCCGATCCTGACCTGGAAGGGAAAAACAATCCTGGCTACTGA
- a CDS encoding alpha/beta fold hydrolase — translation MKQAAVSLMATAMILSAGCGNNEEKPATVVPVTYVLVHGAWQAPYVWDSVQAELSGSGNKVIVVTLPGHGTDTTAPYQLSLDLYRDKVIDAIAAADSNLILVGHSMGGMVITAVGEKIPSRIRTLVYIGAFLPSPGQALTDLAALDPDSRLGPLLIPSADRLTLDVKRDSLTSLFIHDGSEADKQRVLDNYRPEPAIPFTGKVAWTRENFGAVEKVYIKTLQDKVISPRLQDSMIAAAGIKTVYTVNSSHSPFLSQPKELAGLLRKIGQQAQQ, via the coding sequence ATGAAACAAGCAGCAGTATCCCTAATGGCGACAGCCATGATCCTTTCAGCAGGATGCGGCAACAATGAAGAAAAGCCGGCTACAGTAGTCCCCGTCACGTATGTACTGGTGCATGGAGCATGGCAGGCCCCTTATGTGTGGGATTCCGTCCAGGCTGAGCTGTCCGGAAGCGGCAATAAAGTCATTGTAGTAACGCTTCCAGGCCACGGCACTGACACAACAGCTCCGTATCAGCTGAGTCTCGACTTGTACAGGGATAAAGTAATTGATGCTATTGCAGCGGCGGACAGCAACCTGATCCTTGTAGGACATAGCATGGGTGGAATGGTGATCACAGCTGTGGGAGAGAAGATCCCATCCAGGATCCGGACCCTGGTATACATCGGCGCCTTCCTGCCATCACCAGGGCAGGCCCTTACTGACCTGGCAGCCCTGGACCCTGATTCCCGGCTGGGGCCTTTACTGATCCCTTCAGCCGACCGGTTAACATTGGATGTGAAACGCGATAGCCTGACCTCGCTTTTTATCCATGATGGCAGCGAAGCCGATAAACAACGTGTACTTGACAACTATCGTCCTGAGCCTGCCATTCCCTTTACAGGAAAGGTTGCGTGGACGCGGGAAAACTTCGGCGCCGTAGAGAAAGTGTACATCAAAACACTCCAGGATAAAGTGATCTCACCCAGGTTGCAGGACAGTATGATAGCCGCGGCAGGCATCAAAACGGTTTATACTGTTAACAGCAGCCACTCCCCTTTTTTGTCGCAGCCGAAGGAGCTGGCCGGACTGTTGCGCAAGATCGGGCAACAAGCGCAGCAATGA
- a CDS encoding class I SAM-dependent methyltransferase: MTTVPKNSPASRFSNRAENYARFRPGYTDELFQFIEETVGLSAESRIVDIGSGTGLFAEPLLKRGFKVVCIEPNKDMRRVGEERLKKYPSFTSINSTAEDTGLSPHGVDLITIAQTFHWLDTTATRQECERILQSEGQVLLAWNRQRNQTVFEKKYTALRNRYRIGDEGPVQIDPVEIKRFFTPLEPQVKLFSNEQLLDFEGLKGQLLSKSYIPLPGHDSYDDMISELIQLFVADNVNGLVRIEYETLLYWGRIA, from the coding sequence GTGACAACAGTACCAAAAAACTCCCCCGCCAGCAGGTTCTCTAATCGCGCAGAGAATTATGCAAGGTTCAGACCCGGTTATACCGATGAATTATTCCAGTTCATTGAGGAAACAGTTGGCCTTTCTGCCGAATCCCGGATAGTGGATATTGGCTCCGGTACCGGCCTGTTTGCTGAGCCCCTGCTGAAAAGAGGTTTCAAAGTAGTTTGTATAGAACCCAATAAGGATATGCGAAGAGTAGGAGAGGAGCGATTAAAAAAGTATCCTTCTTTTACAAGTATCAACAGTACCGCAGAAGATACGGGGTTGTCTCCTCACGGAGTAGATCTCATCACCATCGCCCAGACCTTTCACTGGCTGGATACTACCGCTACCCGCCAGGAATGTGAACGTATCCTGCAATCGGAGGGCCAGGTATTACTCGCCTGGAACCGGCAACGCAACCAGACTGTATTTGAAAAAAAATATACAGCGCTGCGGAACCGTTACCGGATCGGCGATGAAGGTCCTGTACAAATAGATCCTGTAGAGATCAAACGATTCTTTACCCCACTTGAACCACAGGTAAAACTGTTCTCCAATGAACAGTTACTGGACTTCGAGGGATTGAAAGGCCAGTTATTATCCAAATCATATATTCCCTTACCGGGGCATGACAGCTATGATGATATGATCAGCGAGCTGATACAGTTATTCGTAGCAGATAACGTGAATGGCCTGGTACGTATCGAATACGAGACGCTTTTATATTGGGGGAGAATCGCCTGA